The DNA window GTTACTTAGGGCATCTAGCGTGGGGTCGTTTCTTTTGGTCGCGAAGATCTTGAGGCGTGTATCGATAAAACTCTTCATCACCTTCAGGGCGTTTTCGTACCCTGGAGCCGCCCATTCTATCGGCCCCACGGACTTGTCTGCCTCCCGAGATTCTATTGCTTCATCAAAGTCTATTggctgtaaattaaaaaaatatacataatcgTTAATTTCTTCACCATTGATAGTATCCTACTACTGGGCACTCAACTCTTCTATCTAAGGCGAGAGGGAAATAGAGTTTCAAAACTAGACACGCTGTTCAAAGGTATACGTAACTCACTGTTGATGAGTTGAACGGACAAGAATTATTACTGACTGAGACTGACTGACTGTAGgcgtaaataaagaaaaacggtgatagcgcattgagtaggagctcgactccactttcggggggccgagttcgaatcccagcacgcacctgtaacgtTTCTatattatgtgctttttaaataattaaaatattacttgcttcaacagtgaaggaaaacatcgtgaggaaacctgcatgcctgcgagttcggCTTTAATCAGATTTAAACTTCAATTCTGCCTGTATGAAGTGACTCTTCGACAAGCTTACACCACTATTCTAATAGATAATTACCTCAGGCTCGAATTTGCTTGTGTATGGATGTTTGATAACGGGTGGAAATTCTGTCAGATATTCGTCCAGCTTAGAGTTGATCTTATTCCTGATTGTCCGCGCTGAATACTCCTGTTTGTCTGAAGCCACCCAGCATGGCACTACGTTGTGTGCATCTACCTTGAAATTACAAGTTATATTGAGATACACAACAtgtaataatacttcacaggtttcagaggtacattatgtactgtctctaagacttatttgtgaaaacgaacctaatagtttctgagtttactgccatagttttaactcaaagaaatcagatacagccctcaCATCAAATTCAGAATTAAACATCACATGCATAATTTAAATCATGTTACTCCTATCacattattaggtacgcgtcgcgtagcttaggtactatgcgcgtgtcggttttttatcttcaacagaGTTGTcctaagtaaacacttagaacgttttgaattcttttgtatggaaaaataaatatgcttcttttcattttatatttttacatggtgattccttatgaaatatacttaagcatccttaaatattatttcgtaatattattacacgttgtatatcatcATCGAAACCACAGAACGTCCACTGCacctaggtcttttgtagggatttccaatcGCTCAGTTTTGCGCCGCTTGTGTCTAGCGACTCCCTGCGACTTGTTTGTATGTCTACTGTCCACCTCGTGGGTGGGTCTGCCAACGTTGCACATTCCAGTGTGGAGATAATTATATATgtctgaaattataattaaagttgCTATTAATAACAACACCATCTATTTTAAAGTCGTTGCGCTACGCTCAATACCGACATCTATTAGCGAATTAGGTTTTGTACTATTTCAATTGGTTCATTCAATCACTCAattgactttattattataacctggATGAAGTTGGTGTGGCGGGGGTTTCGAAAGTGGGGTTGGTGCCCGCCAAGCAGTTGTGCTGTACGTTAGTTATTGTGAAATACAAAGTGTAACTATAGTGTGCAATAGATCTTGTAATCAGTTTCTTGAGACACGCATTGACCTCCAacatatgtttttctttttaatcatttaaatcttattttgttacaagtctactaatattatgagtGTATACTCCATGGATAACATCTCCTACCTACcactcttcttgagctgtgttatgccgtcggttgcctggaagagatacagcgataaggccgcctaattgtatacttttcgttaaattttatttacaatttttttatatgtttatgtggtgtacaataaaagtgtattcatttattcattttttatattagataaAACATAAACAGCCTCAATTCACTGAACATAAATAGCCTGAATTGCTTGTTGATTATATACTACAGAGTTACTAAgtctaatatataaattatgtgaTGCTTATTTctaaaaagtttcataaaaatttttaacaataGCCTGCTTAGTGAGGCTGTCCTTGGTCATAGGTCTCCTGTAGAATTCGTGTGCTACCTATGCACCATCCTTTTCGCAGGTCATGCTCACAACatcatttataaagatattttaatatatttcacaactttgcgaaaatccaaaAAAGTCGTACAACCATGCAAATTTTTCGTACCTGTATTAATGGAACATTCTTCTTAAACTTCTTCTTGGCTCCCTCCAGCCATCCCATTGGCACCCTGAGTGGATTGAAGTCGCACACAACTGCACCAATCTTGTGATCTATGATCCATTGTGGTAAGGCTTCAGCTCCGCTCCCTTCCAGCAGGTGGAaggatatatttaattttttacactcTGCTGCAACTTTTTCTAGCCCTGTTGAATCAGAACATGTCTTTAATTAaacagaaaattttaataaacactaTTTCCTAAGGCCTGAATTACTATttacttgtaataataatatgtaatgatTGGTGCCATCCAGACACTATATCAAGGCTGTAGCCAGGACTTTATTACCTGACAGCtcatatgataaataaaataaataaataaatatactacaacaatacacacaacgccatctagccccaaagtaagcgtagcctgtgttatgggtactaaaataactaatgaatttattttataaataatatacataaatacttataatatagagataaacacccagacatgttctagttttgggaatcgaacctacagccttggactcagaaagccgggttgctgcaaactgcgccaatcggccggcaatATGATGAGTTGAAGAAGTTAATATTTTACGCaaatattctaattttcttCATTCAATGGTTATGACTACCTCTAGAGCCTTACCCAATAATCAACATGGATTCTAAAAATAATCAAGCTGGATTTATAGTAGACCAACATGCTGTGTTGTATACTGATATAAATGCAGATTTTCTGTTTATCATTATTACACAGCACATCAGTCAATTGTGAAATTaagttttctaaattaaaaaaaagttaaaacaccaaccttttaataaaaagtggAACTGTCTAACAGAGGCATCTAAATATTTGGCAATTAAACAGAAACATACATGGAGAGGTACTTCATTTTTCAGTGCCAACTTCTGTGCAAACAGAAAAGCCCAGTTGTCCTGAACTCTGCTGTCCCTTGACATCCAGTAAACAATACCTATAAACAAAGTATGAgtcaaacaaatattatattacatacgCCACTCCCCTTATTCAGTTATGTGATGACAAAATAGTAACACAGTGTTTTGCAATGTATAAGGAATATTTTGCTTGAGCTTGCCAGTTGCTAAGACACTGACAGACAGTTGCTAACTGATGTATATaccaatatatatacataaatatgcatatatattgataggtatttaatttggaaagtttatgttatttattttatcactagtTATTAAcctgttgcactatcccgttttcccctACTTCATTCTACCATAAAGGGGTGTCTGGAGGAGGATGGTTGTcacttaaagcgataagaccgcctatgcacattttatatatatattatttttgtttgaattcttttcatttgtgcaataaagactatatatctatctatctgatGCTTTCAAATTATTATCACCTGCTTGTGATAACAGTTGTTAAAGCCCActaacctgcattggagcagcatggtgggatTTAGCTCTAAAATATTCTTTTCTATGAGAGACCTGTGATCAGCAGTGGCATGTGAAttggctgaggatgatgatgatgcaatcaAATTATGTGTTTTGTATGAAGAAGAAGAGTTGTTATCGTTGATACCTTGATATGTTCGTTTGTTAATTTAGTGTTTTAAAGCAAAGTCTGATTTACGTCTGAACATGAAGATATATGGCGTAAGACACGAGAAACGCTAAGACACGTCTCAGTAAAATATTAGGACTTTCAAAATTATTGAGAAATGTAACTTACAACTTAAGACCGTTAAAAACGTAGCTCTTGACATAAACTGGTTTTGTAAAAGAAACTTAAGTTACTAAtttatagagatataaatacctTCGCAGCCATCCGCAACCATTTGTTCTTGCGATATTATTCGCACacgttttttgttaaatttatactTCAAGATCGATTCCGCGGTCTCTTCGCGCCTCTTTTGTATTTGGTTCGCGAAATCATCGATTTTGGTTTTGCTTTCGGTAGTTGTTGATGGTGTtgatagttttagtttttttgccGATGAAGCCATCTTCGTATTTGGGTATATAAGTTTGAAAACACTCTTTCTCattaattgtattaaatttaaaccaaAACCAAATCAATcgtacctaggtacctacaataataGTTGACATTGACAATTgtaaaatgtcaatgtcagttaGAAGCCTCCATTTTTTTGGCAGTTGTCAGTTTGTTTGACATATTAACAGATATTGCGTATTTTATGTATtgccttttttattccactaccattAGCAGTatgacattaattatattaaactcatacaactaatcggtttctacgcgacatcgtaccgggacgATAATTCGCTCTGCAGTCGTTGTCTACGtcttttcggtagggtggtaactagccacggtagAAGCGGAGGCTTCTACCGGAGTCTTCACCAGACATAACCTAGTGCCTATTACCACCACGGACACTCTGACATCCACAGAACACCATAGCCTTAACGGGTGTGCAGTGGTTGTACAGACTGTACCTACACCTACCAAGCATTTATCTACGACCTACGTGCCTCTAGGAAGAAGATGTGGTTTATCAAGCACTATTAGCATGAATCAGTAGGAACTACATTACCCCGTAGACATTGGCAAACACATAGCGTGTTTCTAAGAAGCCCACTGCATTCCATTTAgtaaaaaatgcaaaatatgaGGATGCTATTTTATTAAAGAAGAatacgtaatatttattttacatgaaCGTAGCTTTCATTAGGGCTggagaaatatttgattttcaaaTAATCGCTACATGGATGACAATTTGATCGGTCGACATTGGATTTCATGCAATCataggaacaaaaaaaaatttgcttgcAGCCAGTACATAAAATTTTGTCTTCGTTTAGTGGTTGGATACATTCAAAGCAGACATCAAATTTTTTTACCTGAAAGAAATTATGATTTATGTTACGTTATGGTAAGTACttactcataataatattttgaaagtttatataccaatttatattacacttgtttatataagacggAGCGAAGCAATGTATTGTAATTTGTACTATACCTAAAGCAACTGCGTTTTGCTTATTGtaacctgggaatcgaacccaagccTCCAAGGTCTTGTAATCTAAATTAAAACACGCCACTCGATTAAAGAATCTTAAATACTTACGTCTTTAACTAACTCGGGCTTTACGTAATTCAGTTTCAATTGAAGCATGGATGTCTTCATTTTCTTGTCAGCTTTATGCTGAAGTAAAAGTCGGCTGACGTCGGCTTCTATAGCGTCATTTACTTGTGTAGTAAGTATTGTATCGGGAGCCACGTTACTGGTCCGTCGACCATAATTCTGCCACGACAGAAATAAAACGATACTAAGTGCATGTGTCATAATACGTTTATCGTTGTATATCCTCTTTTTGGTGTCGGATAAAATGTCCCATATTTCCAAACAGCGTTGAGGGGAAATCCATAGTCCCGTGCTTAGCGTACCTTGACAAGACTTTAATATCATATACCAGTGTCGGTGTTTatatctgaaaaataaaaacttttgtaaATTTCGTATGAATTCAAcgatttaattatattagaagCATAGGCAATTGTATTATGGCCCATCATAAGCAGCTAAATCAAGAATTATATGAATGATTATTCGTGCTTACGCTGCAGGTTATCACAATGTTGGCATAGGATCTAATATGTGCTATCGTTGAATTTTCAGCAACCCCCCTTTAGCGACATGTATTGCGATTGTGCAGCCCTAGAACCAACGCTGTACCGTAAGTTCGTCTTCGCTCTTAAGATCGGTATCACGATTGTTTGTTATTTCACGAAGAAGTTATTTCTCTATTTCAGCATGCATGATTATTTAAGCAATGGACTGCCCACATCAGATTTGGTTGTTGGGTCTTGTCCCTTTAATTCTTGTATCTTGTCTCTGCATAAATAATTAGACAGACCGTCTTATTATTGATGCAAGGACAAGGCACAAGATTGTTTGGATGGTCTTTTTTTTGGCTGGATTATTTATCTAGATATTGTGCCTCTTAATCTAAAGATATGTAACGAATAGCGCACTTCAACTTCAGGGAACTTACCTATCTATAGTAACAATAAGTTCTTTCATAAGTTTGCTTTGCAGCCATCGAATGTAGATAAGCCTTGCACATTCAGTTACAAGGTCAACCGCCTGTCTATAGTCTTCAACATCATCGGCGCTTTTACCAGTTGTTTTGGTAGACGACTTTTCatcttttttcaattttccaGCCTTTTTACTGACTTTGGTATCTGATGCCTTCGCTGTAAAACGTCCCAACCTCCATTTAATTACCTttataatttgataattttCAGGTACCTGAAGACATTATCAAATACTTTTCTATTAAGTACATGAATAATGCATACCAGGGAGGCCAACTGTTTTAGAATGAGATCGTtccatttcataaaatatttgtttggttataacaaatatattttggtaTGTCTCTTCACAATTTTGGCATTTTAGCAACGGATCTGCTCCGAATAATAGAAGGTCTGTAAGCTGAAAGAAATAATATGATTTCGTAACTTCTTATGTTTGCCCAACCTGAATCGAGGCATTTAGCCTTAATTCAATCCGAGGGCTTATCGAGAAAAGATTATTGTAAAGAAAACCTGCCATCATTTCATCTAATGTTTGTCTAGGCAAGTTTATCTACTGTTGCATTGTATCCATTCAATACACAAGCCCATTAGCGCGGTCAATAAATGGGGTCTCAAAGTTTCATCAAAACGAAATATAGAATATAAGTacttagatataaatataattttaatagggaagtattaaaatataaaatataattttaatagctCATCATCAAATGACAAGTGATAACGGTGACAGTTTCTGCATCTTGCTGAGTCGAGTGTAGTCCTATTTTTGGAACCTATACAATTGATAgctttatttgtatgttaagCGACAGAATAcaggtaaatataaaaattgtaacatTACCAGTTGTAGTCTATATGCACTCGTTATACTTTTAAAGTATGGAAAACTAAACATTTTCACAAGAATACTTtggttatttgtatttataatagaaTTCAGGTCAGTTTTTGggctttttataataatattcagaaTATCATTGCTTTTGCACATCGCTACGTCAAGCGCTGAACGACCTTTGTAAAATGTTATGGGACTGCAGTTATACTGAAGTAAAAGTTCTAATAGATGAAGACGGATCTGAAATCAATGATTGATTTGTATtggttgttttttatataagtatttttatacggTCTGCTTTTTTGTCACTTACATCTTCTTCAATTTCGTTGTCAGCCTTTTTTGCTAAAACAACGTGTAAAAGTGTAGGCCCAtctaatttttcattttttgggTCTTCatgatgattataaattatCCTGTGCTGTGCATTAGCACCTGATTCCAAAATCACTCTCACCATTTCAAGATTATCGTAGCTTAATAAACGTGAAACAGCTACATCCAAAGGAGTATAATCTAACACcttcaaataattatataattattaatttaaattcagagaaagttttagttaaaattacgATGAATTTATAATCATGCCTGATGGAATTTTTCGTTAATGTCCGCCCCATAATGTACTAAGTGTCGTATCAAATCAGGAGAGTTAGACATAACCGCCATCAAAAGAGCTGGTTGTGGACATCGCACTAATCTTGGATTCGCCCCGTCcgataataattgtaaaattgtactcattgtttttgttaacctgtaattaatttaaaaactgaGATCAAGACAGCGTTAAGACCTAAGAGGCAGCAATATTGAATACCACATTGATTAATAAAGTACATATAATTGATTAATATTAAGTGAATGCGAATGCATAAATCTAATACTGACTTGTTTGATTTTATGTTCTCGGCACTAGTTATTGAAATTTCTTCTTTCTCGGTTTGTTGCCACATAATTTCTTTGCTTGTTTTTCTCGCATCTTTAACGTTTTTCGCGGAAAACATGTTTTTCAAGCTTTTTTCCGCTATTTTCTTACGATCA is part of the Pararge aegeria chromosome 2, ilParAegt1.1, whole genome shotgun sequence genome and encodes:
- the LOC120631733 gene encoding deoxyribodipyrimidine photo-lyase, with product MRKSVFKLIYPNTKMASSAKKLKLSTPSTTTESKTKIDDFANQIQKRREETAESILKYKFNKKRVRIISQEQMVADGCEGIVYWMSRDSRVQDNWAFLFAQKLALKNEVPLHVCFCLIAKYLDASVRQFHFLLKGLEKVAAECKKLNISFHLLEGSGAEALPQWIIDHKIGAVVCDFNPLRVPMGWLEGAKKKFKKNVPLIQVDAHNVVPCWVASDKQEYSARTIRNKINSKLDEYLTEFPPVIKHPYTSKFEPEPIDFDEAIESREADKSVGPIEWAAPGYENALKVMKSFIDTRLKIFATKRNDPTLDALSNLSPWFHFGQISVQRVALCVQEYKKKYTESVNAYLEEAIVRRELADNFCFYCENYDSIKGASAWAQKTLDDHRKDKRTHIYTLEQLSKAETHDDLWNSAQIQMIKEGKMHGFLRMYWCKKILEWTPSPEEALKYAIYLNDHYSVDGRDPSGYVGCMWSICGIHDQGWAERAVFGKVRYMNYEGCKRKFQVPAFVARYGGKVHKYIKK
- the LOC120630803 gene encoding ankyrin repeat and MYND domain-containing protein 1-like, which gives rise to MSNTTIRCPLPLTHKEKTWEYQQYYLGEKDEENRKCGEGQHHWSGAKSLECYTGNFIRDTMHGFGDYRWRYQGPENACFTYEGHFYCNRMNGYGTMSYSDGRTFYGLFFNNVRWGPGIQSHADVREDVGLWRFDKLVRLAWRPEGPSVVPEFINTNTGRTIVESHRIVLATDIEIIGEANKAIELLKKCGADPRLAAEKWSKVYPKYCTDLSSPLCYTEAFDWNYYKGKLYTLKEVDLLPEKAKSDQNSADTSEQSSTYYYAWNNNNMMLNMMKHSFKHEKQRCSITIDLNHILSGYRKQFKSAGEYEINCRTFLMAAFLDHIENVAQLVNEKNVNPDVSDAQGNSAIMYATVGDQPDVIHFLVEAGANVDFYNDGCCTPLGMALMRYVCTENDVPPSGMLQALLPPSLTQPPSNVLEWNMTREQISITPGTLPKSPSKSNRSMSSKKIKSLLSIKDQPGNRRKAEIAQPKVLNPIYQSDESISEDKTLYNSIHREFSIKITDMYTMSNGPVQYFFDVTDMIQQTEIDAFEDDRKKIAEKSLKNMFSAKNVKDARKTSKEIMWQQTEKEEISITSAENIKSNKLTKTMSTILQLLSDGANPRLVRCPQPALLMAVMSNSPDLIRHLVHYGADINEKFHQVLDYTPLDVAVSRLLSYDNLEMVRVILESGANAQHRIIYNHHEDPKNEKLDGPTLLHVVLAKKADNEIEEDIRLHLLELLLQYNCSPITFYKGRSALDVAMCKSNDILNIIIKSPKTDLNSIINTNNQSILVKMFSFPYFKSITSAYRLQLLTDLLLFGADPLLKCQNCEETYQNIFVITKQIFYEMERSHSKTVGLPAKASDTKVSKKAGKLKKDEKSSTKTTGKSADDVEDYRQAVDLVTECARLIYIRWLQSKLMKELIVTIDRYKHRHWYMILKSCQGTLSTGLWISPQRCLEIWDILSDTKKRIYNDKRIMTHALSIVLFLSWQNYGRRTSNVAPDTILTTQVNDAIEADVSRLLLQHKADKKMKTSMLQLKLNYVKPELVKDVKKFDVCFECIQPLNEDKILCTGCKQIFFCSYDCMKSNVDRSNCHPCSDYLKIKYFSSPNESYVHVK